A segment of the Salminus brasiliensis chromosome 1, fSalBra1.hap2, whole genome shotgun sequence genome:
CGATTACAGCCGTGGAAATTGATTACTCTGTACTGAGGGGGGCGTGGCGGCAGATCATTGGACAAGGAGCAGGAAATGAGGAGTCCTGTGGCTTTGAACATCAGATAAGAGCTGCAGATGTTCACCACTGAGCAGCTCGGTCTGTAAAGCTGTAGGTTGGCTTCCGAACAAGACGAACCCATCTCCACTATGGCCTCGTCGCAGGAGAAGGGTTTCGGCAAGGCGCTCTGTATCATCACCGGGGCCTCCAAGGGTTTCGGTTGCAGTCTGGCTCGAGAAATAGCCGCGCTGCTCAAACCGGGCTccgtgctgctgctggtggccAGATCCGGCGATAAGCTGCAGGCTCTGCAGGAGGATCTAGCCTCGTCTGATGCGGGCAGAGCCGGCCTGCAGGTTCGCTGTGTAGTCGCAGACCTGAGCCACAAAGAGGGAGTGGAGAGCGTTTTACGAGAGGCCAGAGAGACGCCCTGCGATGATCTCGACCATCTCCTGCTTTTCAACAACGCAGGTGACCCGGTTCGCCTGTCATGCTGAGAGCTCGTAGACTATGCCAGGGCCGAGGGTCTCGAGTCTTCTAGTCTTGGGTGCCTGCTGACCTGCACTGTGTCAGtctacaactgttgtcgtcaaaACTCGTCAACGACCACATGTGTATGGTATTGAGGCAGGGAATGTATGAAACTGTTGACTGTGTGCAGTGGGTCACAAATCTAACAGTCAAGCTGTAAACGAGGTAGATCAGGGTGGTGTGATGTGAAGGTTGCTCTACTAGAGAAATGTAGTGCTTCCATGTTcatagtggtggtgatggaCGTCTGAGGAGTTCCCTTACAGAAAGCTATGATACAtaagctgctgtttttttatttatttatttatttatttatttatttatggttttGAGAAGGTCTTGGCCTAAAACAAGTATCTtttataagctgtgtgtgtgtggaaaggtacatgcagggtgttgtaAGGTAAAACAGTgccaaaaagtacaaaaaactTGCATATAAAATCTCATAAGACATGTGggggttcactggttgttttgGACCCCTGGTTCTCAACACCCACACTGTtgtggttttaaaaaaaaaaaacagatgaaaTCTGTCATTTTTGTTTGATACACCATTTTCTCATCTGACTGATTTTTGTTTTCCACACCAGAGATTTAATAATTTACTTTTAATTAATCTATTTATGAAACCTCAAACCGCATACTGATCTACTGTGCTACACTGTTGAATGCATCTCTTCTAATGGTGGCACCATTTTTACCTACTAAAAGGGTGGCACAAAACCCCCTGATGTAAAAAGCTTGAATGATGAAGTAGTAAATGACATCCTTTTTAATACATTTCCCTTCAAACAGCTTCCCTCGGTGACATCTCTCGATATGCGCAAAGCTTCACCGACATGGATGAGATGGACTCCTACTTGTCTTTCAACGTGAGCTCAGCCTTGTGCTTGACTTCAGGCACCCTTGCTGCATTTCCACAGCATGCGGGCCTGCGGCGCTGTGTGGTGAACGTGAGTTCGCTGTGTGCTGTGAAGCCCTTTGCCTCCTGGGTGATGTACTGTACCGGAAAAGCTGCCCGGGACATGATGTTCCGTGTGCTGGCTGAGGAAGAGCCGGAGCTCAGGGTTCTCAACTACGCACCTGGTAAACACTATCAAACAACCACTGCAGTACAGGCTGACTGTACATCGTGACAGTTTTTTGGCTAGAACACCATTCCTAAAGGTTTCTGAAGAAGTGTCATTTGGTGTCTTTTGCATAATTCTGTTTTGGTGTCTGTTCACTTTGGTTTGTCAGCCACACTAGCTTTTCCTGACTGAACCTTTTCAATATAAAAATGGATTTTGAGGAATGGGAGAAATAAATGAAGTTTATGGCATCAGTATTCTTATCACATGCCTTCTATTCAACAGTAGCCAGTAACAATAGGCTGCTAATCTGTATTAATCTCATTACATTTTCC
Coding sequences within it:
- the spra gene encoding sepiapterin reductase a; translated protein: MASSQEKGFGKALCIITGASKGFGCSLAREIAALLKPGSVLLLVARSGDKLQALQEDLASSDAGRAGLQVRCVVADLSHKEGVESVLREARETPCDDLDHLLLFNNAASLGDISRYAQSFTDMDEMDSYLSFNVSSALCLTSGTLAAFPQHAGLRRCVVNVSSLCAVKPFASWVMYCTGKAARDMMFRVLAEEEPELRVLNYAPGPLDTDMQLQARSSSADANMRKTFADMHAEGRLLTCEESVAKLIKVLLEDDYPSGAHLDFYDL